From a single Calothrix sp. NIES-2098 genomic region:
- a CDS encoding zinc finger SWIM domain-containing protein, with product MLIPKLSEFTIRRNANAKSFQRGEAYYEADAVISLTQRGNLLQAEVEGNEVHPYQVSLSFNSGGLTSVKCTCPYEGDGWCKHIVATMLVCMRQPESIQERPTLEQLLNRLNEQQTHKLLQQLVAEYPRLIEAIDRHVNWITSTPVIQPSAKALNSYTIDPKPFAQKVRQILRNAVRAWEDGDDDDCVTEELLSVVQTAVDLSERGDGKNAIAILEAITSSCVENWDDVANYGADNYEIVQELNAAWCEAILTTELTPEEKIDIQVNLEAWQDEWDADFELASEALRQGWDYPLLVQVLQGNIPEMGVWEEEIPDYADDLALIRLKILERQERYQEYLYLAAAEGQTEQYLTMLGRLGRVDEAMVAAQAQMNTMEAAFALAKTLSEQDSLSEALDIAQIGLNLPGNCQYELGIWTSNLAQELGDREAALSGLIVAFQVQPSFVDYQKIAELAGEKWENIKSNLLQILHKSGGWGNESAKVDIFLYEGLIDDAIKIVDELSSYHSDLIQQVMDAAIAVKPSWVIANARRRAEFIMNAGKAEYYDEAVQWLKKARAAYLESERKADWDNYKAKLIQEHGRKRKLMGLFKEKGIE from the coding sequence ATGTTAATTCCCAAGTTAAGTGAATTTACTATCCGCCGAAATGCTAACGCCAAATCTTTTCAACGAGGTGAGGCGTATTATGAAGCGGATGCGGTGATATCTCTCACCCAACGAGGTAATCTACTTCAGGCGGAAGTAGAAGGGAATGAAGTTCACCCTTATCAAGTCAGTCTCAGTTTTAATAGCGGGGGATTAACCTCAGTCAAATGCACTTGTCCTTATGAAGGCGATGGTTGGTGTAAACATATTGTGGCTACCATGCTGGTTTGTATGCGTCAGCCAGAAAGTATACAGGAGCGTCCCACTCTCGAACAACTCCTGAATCGCCTGAACGAGCAACAAACTCACAAGTTATTGCAACAGTTGGTAGCAGAATATCCCAGATTAATCGAGGCTATCGATCGCCATGTTAACTGGATTACATCTACTCCTGTTATACAGCCAAGCGCAAAAGCTTTAAATTCCTATACTATCGATCCAAAGCCTTTTGCCCAGAAAGTCCGCCAGATTCTTCGCAATGCAGTGCGCGCTTGGGAAGATGGTGATGATGATGACTGCGTAACTGAAGAATTGCTCAGTGTAGTGCAAACCGCGGTAGATTTGAGCGAACGGGGAGATGGAAAGAATGCGATCGCTATTTTAGAAGCGATTACCTCTAGTTGTGTAGAAAACTGGGATGATGTCGCCAACTACGGTGCTGATAACTATGAAATTGTCCAAGAATTGAATGCGGCTTGGTGTGAAGCAATTCTTACTACTGAACTTACCCCAGAAGAAAAAATTGATATCCAAGTCAATTTAGAAGCATGGCAAGATGAGTGGGATGCTGATTTTGAATTAGCTTCCGAAGCTTTGCGCCAAGGTTGGGATTATCCGCTACTGGTGCAAGTTCTTCAGGGTAATATCCCGGAAATGGGAGTTTGGGAAGAAGAAATACCCGATTACGCTGATGATTTAGCATTAATTCGCCTGAAAATTCTCGAACGTCAGGAACGCTACCAAGAATACTTGTATTTAGCAGCAGCCGAAGGACAAACCGAACAATATCTGACAATGCTAGGGCGTTTAGGCAGAGTAGACGAAGCAATGGTAGCCGCCCAAGCCCAGATGAATACAATGGAAGCAGCTTTTGCTTTAGCTAAAACTCTCAGCGAACAGGATTCATTGTCGGAAGCACTAGATATTGCCCAAATTGGTTTAAATTTACCAGGAAATTGTCAGTATGAACTCGGCATTTGGACAAGTAATTTAGCTCAAGAATTAGGCGATAGGGAAGCTGCTTTATCTGGACTCATTGTAGCTTTCCAAGTGCAGCCTTCCTTTGTTGATTATCAAAAGATAGCAGAATTAGCAGGAGAAAAATGGGAAAATATTAAATCAAATTTACTGCAAATTCTTCATAAATCTGGCGGTTGGGGAAACGAATCAGCCAAAGTAGATATTTTCTTATATGAAGGCTTGATTGACGATGCTATTAAAATTGTCGATGAACTCAGTTCTTACCATTCTGACTTAATTCAGCAAGTCATGGATGCTGCAATAGCCGTCAAACCTAGCTGGGTAATTGCTAACGCGCGTCGCCGTGCCGAATTTATTATGAATGCAGGGAAGGCAGAATATTATGATGAGGCAGTTCAGTGGTTAAAGAAAGCACGCGCAGCTTACTTGGAATCTGAAAGAAAAGCAGATTGGGATAACTATAAAGCTAAGTTAATACAGGAGCATGGGCGTAAGCGTAAATTGATGGGATTGTTTAAAGAAAAAGGCATAGAGTAA